The Nitrospira sp. KM1 genome includes a window with the following:
- a CDS encoding zinc ribbon domain-containing protein produces MITEALDGVVCPKCRFQRRQGETECRRCGIIFSKFKATTLPARSSSSLPDPAAKPWIDFGRYWLLDIDDATDLMRLVGRAGLCVLLTWWGLVLSIGSIEGNDAGESFLHHVNLPFHEAGHLLFMPFGQLLMFAGGSLGQVLMPLICAGTLLIRTRDPFGASVALWWVAENCLDIAPYVNDARSLELVLLGGVTGKETDGHDWNNILTMLGWLQHDHRLAQAIHYTGIVLMGLSLLWGAVLLVRHYRRYQAMTVPSPDGRVS; encoded by the coding sequence ATGATCACGGAAGCGCTCGATGGTGTTGTCTGCCCAAAGTGCCGTTTTCAGCGGCGCCAGGGGGAGACGGAATGCCGACGGTGCGGCATCATCTTTTCAAAATTCAAAGCGACCACCTTGCCTGCGCGCTCTTCGTCCTCCCTTCCCGATCCAGCGGCGAAACCTTGGATCGATTTCGGGAGGTATTGGCTCCTAGACATCGATGACGCGACGGATCTGATGAGGTTGGTCGGCCGGGCCGGGCTATGTGTCCTGCTCACATGGTGGGGTTTGGTTTTGAGCATCGGCTCGATCGAAGGCAACGATGCGGGCGAATCATTCCTGCACCACGTGAACCTGCCATTTCACGAGGCGGGACACCTGCTGTTCATGCCCTTCGGTCAACTATTGATGTTCGCGGGCGGGAGTCTGGGGCAGGTCCTCATGCCTCTGATCTGCGCAGGCACACTTCTCATTCGCACCCGTGATCCGTTCGGCGCATCGGTCGCGCTATGGTGGGTGGCGGAAAACTGCCTGGATATTGCCCCCTATGTGAATGACGCGCGGTCGCTTGAGCTCGTTCTGTTGGGGGGCGTGACCGGCAAGGAGACCGACGGGCATGATTGGAACAACATTCTCACTATGCTGGGATGGCTCCAACACGACCATCGTCTGGCACAAGCGATCCATTATACGGGTATCGTCTTGATGGGGCTGTCCCTCCTCTGGGGCGCAGTTCTACTGGTTCGCCACTATCGTCGGTATCAGGCTATGACCGTGCCGTCCCCCGATGGACGCGTTTCGTGA
- a CDS encoding site-2 protease family protein: MEQSDRYKYREWPVDASTDRVSDAAPVSEETVADEETDAGSFSRWMLPAVLFVLTVFTTLWAGAYQAYSGTVRGPVNFLLQYPETLWNGMPFAGTLLFILVTHELGHYVLSRIHRVPASLPLFIPGPPHFIGTFGAIIRMRGPIMHRRALFDIGVAGPLAGFVVAMVALLIGLNLSTVVDRTSTYGLQLGEPLLLQIMSWMVIGPLPPQADVVLHPIGFAAWFGLFVTSLNLIPIGQLDGGHVAYALWGSRQRTMALAILPVLIVLGMAGWAGWFVWAFMAGIWGIGHPPVIDPSTPLGRGRTIVGWIALAVFILTFAPVPFSFH; encoded by the coding sequence ATGGAGCAATCCGATCGATATAAATATCGGGAATGGCCGGTCGATGCGTCGACCGACCGGGTGAGCGACGCTGCGCCGGTCTCTGAAGAAACTGTTGCGGATGAAGAGACTGACGCCGGTTCATTTTCCCGATGGATGCTTCCGGCTGTTCTCTTTGTTCTAACCGTTTTCACTACGCTGTGGGCCGGTGCATACCAAGCCTATAGCGGAACGGTTCGCGGACCTGTCAATTTTCTCCTGCAATATCCCGAAACACTCTGGAACGGAATGCCATTCGCCGGCACGTTGCTGTTCATCCTCGTGACTCACGAACTTGGCCATTATGTCCTGTCGAGGATTCATCGTGTGCCGGCCTCGTTGCCGCTCTTTATTCCCGGGCCTCCGCATTTTATCGGTACGTTCGGCGCAATCATCCGCATGCGCGGCCCGATCATGCATCGGCGGGCCTTGTTCGACATCGGAGTAGCCGGGCCGCTGGCCGGATTTGTCGTTGCCATGGTTGCATTGCTGATTGGCCTGAATCTTTCCACCGTTGTTGACCGCACCTCGACGTATGGACTGCAGTTGGGCGAGCCGCTGCTGCTGCAAATAATGTCATGGATGGTCATTGGTCCCTTGCCTCCGCAGGCGGATGTGGTGTTGCACCCCATCGGTTTTGCTGCCTGGTTTGGTTTGTTCGTGACATCGCTGAATCTGATTCCCATTGGACAGCTCGATGGTGGCCATGTGGCGTATGCTCTCTGGGGCAGCCGCCAACGCACGATGGCGCTGGCGATCCTTCCTGTCTTAATCGTGCTTGGGATGGCCGGTTGGGCCGGATGGTTTGTGTGGGCTTTCATGGCTGGGATCTGGGGCATCGGGCATCCCCCGGTCATCGACCCTTCGACGCCTCTCGGGCGCGGCAGAACAATCGTCGGCTGGATCGCCCTTGCAGTCTTTATCCTCACCTTCGCTCCCGTGCCCTTTTCCTTTCATTAG
- the hemL gene encoding glutamate-1-semialdehyde 2,1-aminomutase, with product MNTSRSRKLFEEAQRLIPGGVNSPVRAFRSVGGQPRFIAHAKGSKLYDVDGNTYIDYVLSWGPMILGHANASIVSAIRKSATRGTSYGAPTQLEVTLAKMIRQAFPSMEKIRLVSSGTEAVMSAIRVARGFTKRDGVLKFEGCYHGHSDYLLAKAGSGLATLGIPDSLGVPADFAKHTLTAPYNDIQSVEQIIRQHGKQLACIILEPVAGNMGVVPPAEGFLQNLRRLATENDILLIFDEVISGFRVHYGGAQRLYGVPPDLTVLGKIIGGGLPVGAYGGRQDIMDLIAPSGPVYQAGTLSGNPLAVTAGIATLTRLKQPGVYRKLEVAARVLAKGLGDAAKKAGIPLVQTRVGSMMTAFFTSGPVTDWNSVKQSDTKRYGQFFHKMLEQNVYLAPSQFEAAFLSTAHTASDIEKTIRAAHTAFKSL from the coding sequence ATGAACACCTCGCGGTCCCGCAAGCTTTTTGAAGAAGCCCAACGACTCATTCCTGGTGGCGTCAATAGCCCAGTTCGAGCATTTCGATCAGTCGGAGGACAGCCTCGCTTCATCGCACACGCCAAAGGATCAAAACTTTACGATGTGGATGGAAATACCTACATCGACTATGTCCTATCGTGGGGACCGATGATTCTTGGACATGCCAATGCCTCTATCGTCAGTGCCATCAGAAAATCAGCCACCCGTGGAACCAGCTACGGAGCGCCGACTCAACTGGAAGTCACCCTTGCGAAGATGATCCGGCAGGCGTTTCCGTCCATGGAGAAAATTCGCCTGGTCAGCTCCGGCACGGAAGCGGTGATGAGCGCCATCCGTGTTGCCCGCGGTTTTACAAAACGAGATGGCGTGTTGAAATTCGAAGGCTGCTACCACGGTCACAGCGATTACCTCTTAGCAAAAGCGGGATCAGGGTTGGCCACGCTCGGGATCCCCGATTCGCTCGGGGTACCGGCGGATTTTGCGAAACACACTCTGACAGCGCCCTATAATGATATCCAAAGCGTCGAGCAGATCATCAGACAGCATGGGAAACAGTTGGCATGCATTATCCTCGAGCCGGTGGCAGGAAATATGGGTGTCGTGCCTCCAGCTGAAGGCTTTTTGCAGAACCTCCGGCGTCTCGCCACGGAGAACGATATTCTGCTCATCTTCGATGAAGTCATATCGGGTTTCCGCGTTCATTACGGAGGAGCGCAACGTCTCTACGGCGTACCGCCCGATTTAACCGTGTTGGGGAAGATTATCGGAGGAGGTTTACCGGTCGGAGCCTACGGCGGGCGTCAGGACATCATGGACCTCATCGCGCCATCCGGCCCTGTTTACCAGGCAGGGACCTTGTCCGGCAATCCTCTTGCTGTCACTGCGGGTATCGCCACGCTCACCCGTCTGAAGCAACCGGGGGTGTATAGGAAACTTGAGGTAGCCGCAAGAGTTCTGGCAAAAGGTCTCGGTGATGCGGCTAAGAAGGCGGGGATTCCTCTCGTTCAGACACGCGTCGGATCGATGATGACGGCCTTCTTCACCTCAGGGCCTGTGACCGATTGGAATTCGGTGAAACAATCCGATACAAAACGTTACGGACAGTTTTTTCATAAGATGCTCGAGCAAAACGTATATCTGGCTCCTTCCCAATTCGAGGCGGCGTTTCTCTCGACGGCACATACGGCGTCGGACATCGAGAAAACCATCCGGGCCGCTCACACCGCGTTCAAGAGTCTGTAA
- a CDS encoding pitrilysin family protein, with protein sequence MNRTTVYVSAARMFCWVSMLLMATESLAGSGLADRVIEHKLANGLTILMVERHQTPIVSINMTFGVGGVNEQVGQTGLAHLYEHMAFKGTRTVGTKDFAKEKPILDELYHVGTELERRQRELSRRSHDQKSDAGTSEPAAVEALQQRFKVLQEEAGRYVVGNEMALLYQRHGGIGLNAATGKDLTRYMINLPSNRLPLWAAIEADRMANPVLREFYKERGVVMEERRLRNDDSPSGLLFETFTSSAFRAHPYGIPTIGWESDILSLTPAETEAFFKTYYGPGRATISIVGDIDPRAVVALIEDTFGKIPAAPPPPEIVTVEPPQRGERRIDVEFDAEPILAIGFHKPGLGHPDDYVFDVIDEILTDGLTSRLYTKLVRDSRLAASINSDSNYPGVRAPNLFVLSAAPLAPHTTASVEEAILAELERLKTEPVTAKELEKIINNLDADMVRALRSNSGLASQLALYQTVAGDWRYILRSRDKVAAVTPADIQRVATQYFTKSNRTVATLVKKAPMKQAATGPQSEVAR encoded by the coding sequence ATGAACAGAACCACCGTGTACGTATCAGCGGCTCGCATGTTCTGCTGGGTGAGCATGCTTCTCATGGCGACGGAGAGTTTGGCCGGTTCGGGATTGGCGGATCGCGTGATCGAGCATAAGTTGGCGAATGGGTTGACCATTCTGATGGTCGAGCGCCATCAGACCCCAATCGTGTCGATCAACATGACGTTCGGAGTGGGCGGCGTGAATGAACAGGTGGGACAGACGGGTCTCGCGCACCTCTATGAACACATGGCGTTCAAAGGAACCAGGACGGTCGGCACCAAAGACTTTGCGAAAGAGAAACCCATTCTCGACGAACTGTATCACGTGGGCACCGAGTTAGAACGACGGCAACGAGAATTGTCGAGGCGGAGCCATGATCAGAAGTCCGATGCCGGAACCTCCGAACCGGCGGCCGTCGAAGCGTTGCAGCAGAGATTCAAGGTGTTGCAGGAAGAGGCTGGACGCTATGTGGTCGGTAACGAAATGGCCCTCCTGTATCAGCGCCATGGTGGAATCGGATTGAACGCGGCGACGGGCAAGGATTTAACTCGATACATGATTAATCTCCCCTCCAACCGGTTGCCTCTCTGGGCAGCGATCGAAGCCGACCGGATGGCTAATCCTGTATTGCGGGAATTCTATAAGGAGCGGGGCGTCGTGATGGAAGAACGACGGCTCCGCAACGACGACAGTCCGAGCGGGCTGCTCTTCGAAACGTTTACGTCCTCGGCATTTCGCGCTCACCCGTATGGCATCCCGACGATCGGCTGGGAGTCGGATATCCTCTCACTGACACCGGCCGAAACGGAAGCCTTCTTCAAGACCTACTATGGCCCTGGACGGGCGACGATCTCCATCGTGGGGGACATCGATCCCAGGGCCGTCGTGGCGCTGATCGAGGACACCTTCGGAAAGATTCCCGCGGCGCCGCCGCCTCCGGAAATCGTGACAGTCGAGCCGCCGCAGCGGGGAGAGCGGCGGATCGATGTGGAGTTCGATGCCGAACCGATCCTTGCCATCGGCTTTCACAAGCCCGGACTGGGGCATCCCGACGACTATGTCTTCGACGTGATTGACGAGATCCTCACCGACGGGCTCACATCCAGACTCTACACGAAGCTCGTTCGTGATTCCCGGCTGGCGGCGTCGATCAATTCCGACTCCAATTATCCTGGCGTACGGGCGCCGAACTTGTTTGTCCTGAGTGCAGCGCCGCTGGCCCCACACACCACCGCCTCAGTGGAGGAGGCGATCCTGGCCGAGTTGGAACGGCTCAAGACCGAACCCGTGACCGCCAAGGAACTGGAAAAGATCATTAACAATCTCGATGCCGACATGGTGCGAGCGCTTCGCTCGAACAGCGGGCTGGCGTCACAACTTGCGCTGTATCAAACCGTTGCCGGAGATTGGCGCTACATCCTGCGATCCCGCGACAAGGTTGCCGCGGTGACGCCGGCGGATATCCAGCGGGTCGCTACGCAGTATTTCACGAAATCAAACCGTACGGTCGCCACATTGGTCAAAAAGGCTCCGATGAAGCAAGCGGCCACCGGGCCGCAAAGCGAGGTGGCGCGATGA
- a CDS encoding acetate uptake transporter produces MLEEERRRRIDVLAIGLFGLAVGALTLGVAQIGGIPESNKVGTLVIALIFGGVVQILAGITDIRYHEQLGGTALTMYGFFWLAVCTAKLVSEGTSFHLDMVLYAPIDVVYAAFSAVMVYLTAYRNATLCILHLVITISFSVTTLARLGLMSETLPGILHIVVGLMAFYHAVASLTLAFTGEQLVPLGPALLRQIKSSTKRPLSHETRPSGDGTVIA; encoded by the coding sequence TGCAGTGGGAGCTTTGACTCTCGGAGTTGCGCAGATAGGCGGAATTCCTGAGTCCAACAAAGTGGGAACGCTTGTCATTGCATTGATCTTTGGCGGGGTCGTTCAAATCCTCGCCGGTATCACCGATATCCGGTACCACGAGCAGCTGGGTGGAACGGCGCTCACGATGTACGGATTTTTTTGGCTGGCCGTCTGCACCGCGAAGCTGGTCAGTGAAGGCACCTCGTTTCATCTCGACATGGTGCTCTATGCGCCCATCGATGTGGTCTATGCGGCGTTTTCTGCCGTCATGGTCTATCTGACCGCCTACCGGAACGCGACATTGTGTATCCTGCATCTCGTCATCACCATCTCATTTTCCGTCACGACGCTGGCGAGGCTAGGACTCATGAGCGAGACGCTTCCAGGCATTCTCCATATCGTGGTCGGGCTCATGGCCTTCTATCATGCGGTCGCGAGCCTCACGCTCGCCTTCACGGGAGAACAGCTCGTTCCGCTGGGCCCTGCACTTCTCCGCCAGATAAAGTCGTCGACCAAACGACCCCTCAGTCACGAAACGCGTCCATCGGGGGACGGCACGGTCATAGCCTGA
- a CDS encoding pitrilysin family protein: MSRGSVGLVTVCTSLLLAASAVTGYAEPNTLKDPRAMTFKPVEFTPPDPDRVVMDNGMIVYLLEDHELPLVSVTATMRTGGWLDPPDKIGLAALAGSAMRTGGGGGLSAEQVDAELEQFAADVSISIGRLSGSASLDVLSKDVKRGLQIFAGLLRAPSFEPARLEVAKLQAIESIRRRQDSPGSIVGREFVKQLYGADHPTARESTVESVRGLTRDDAREFHDKTIFPNGIILGVTGDFNKQAMLQLLHDLFGNWKKGQAPELKIPDVAPGPNTVVRFVNKETSQTHLRIGHLSIKENDPDYVALAIANDILGGSSFRSRLFNDVRTQRGLAYSVGSRLNSGMHDQGVWLMRAETKLLSTQEVISRFVANMQRMRTELVTDEELAEAKESYVNSFVFSFPSASSVVNRFIELEYDGLPKDFLQQVRARVIALTKEEILAAAQKHFHPDRLIILAVGPGLALPKMLSGFGEVKEIPLTPEG, from the coding sequence ATGAGTCGAGGATCTGTTGGTCTCGTCACCGTGTGCACGAGTCTCCTCCTCGCTGCCTCTGCCGTCACAGGTTATGCAGAACCGAATACCCTCAAAGACCCGAGAGCGATGACCTTCAAACCAGTGGAGTTTACGCCTCCGGATCCGGATCGCGTCGTGATGGATAACGGAATGATCGTCTATCTGCTCGAAGACCACGAGTTGCCGCTCGTGAGTGTGACGGCCACCATGAGAACCGGCGGCTGGCTTGATCCTCCCGACAAAATCGGATTGGCCGCCCTGGCCGGATCGGCCATGCGGACGGGCGGCGGTGGAGGCCTGTCGGCGGAGCAGGTCGATGCGGAACTGGAGCAATTTGCCGCGGATGTCAGCATCTCTATCGGACGCCTCTCGGGATCCGCATCGCTCGATGTACTCAGCAAGGATGTCAAACGAGGGCTTCAGATTTTTGCCGGTCTGCTTCGAGCGCCATCCTTTGAGCCGGCCCGGCTGGAAGTGGCGAAATTACAGGCGATCGAGAGTATCAGACGCCGGCAGGATAGCCCCGGGTCCATCGTTGGTCGCGAGTTCGTCAAGCAGCTCTACGGAGCAGACCATCCCACTGCACGCGAGAGCACGGTCGAGTCAGTCCGAGGGCTCACGCGCGACGACGCAAGAGAATTCCACGATAAGACGATATTTCCGAACGGCATCATTCTGGGGGTCACGGGGGACTTCAACAAGCAAGCGATGCTCCAGCTGCTTCACGACCTGTTTGGCAATTGGAAAAAGGGGCAGGCGCCAGAGTTGAAAATTCCCGATGTGGCTCCCGGTCCGAATACGGTCGTCCGCTTTGTGAACAAGGAAACGTCGCAAACGCATCTGCGCATCGGGCATCTGTCCATCAAAGAGAACGATCCCGATTACGTGGCGCTGGCCATTGCCAACGATATTCTCGGAGGCAGTTCATTCCGGAGCCGGCTTTTCAACGATGTGCGCACTCAACGGGGTCTCGCCTATTCGGTCGGGAGCCGGTTGAACAGCGGAATGCATGATCAAGGCGTCTGGCTCATGCGGGCTGAAACGAAGCTGCTATCGACCCAGGAGGTGATCAGCCGTTTCGTGGCCAACATGCAGCGGATGCGGACTGAACTCGTCACCGATGAGGAACTGGCGGAAGCCAAAGAATCCTATGTCAATTCGTTTGTGTTCTCGTTTCCGAGCGCCTCATCGGTGGTGAACCGCTTCATCGAGTTGGAATATGACGGTCTGCCGAAGGATTTTCTGCAGCAGGTGCGTGCCCGTGTCATAGCACTCACGAAGGAGGAGATTCTGGCCGCGGCACAGAAGCATTTCCATCCGGACCGTCTCATCATCCTCGCGGTCGGACCGGGGCTGGCCTTGCCCAAGATGCTATCGGGATTCGGGGAGGTGAAAGAGATTCCGTTGACTCCGGAAGGGTGA
- a CDS encoding MBL fold metallo-hydrolase, protein MPLEDELSDIIKKARAGLAMSVSDLSRRTGVSNADLQAIEKGGRPADHVQLGLVAGGLGLGGNALSRIVFDHWEPAVPKPPAWIETVYGSIGGYGVQGYIVHDNGEALIIDTAYNAPAMIETLKARGLRLVGICLTHGHADHAEGIDRILDYQEAPVLLGSDDHDLLSWKPAARLMSSPPDGRVVQVGRKTIRCMATPGHTPGGICYVISDQQDPLCFVGDTLFAGSIGRSNPATLYEVHLESVRKRVLTLPVGYRLLPGHGPATTVQEELEHNPFA, encoded by the coding sequence ATGCCGCTCGAAGACGAACTGTCGGATATCATCAAAAAAGCACGGGCGGGTTTGGCCATGTCTGTGTCCGACCTGAGCCGTCGGACCGGTGTGTCGAACGCCGACCTGCAGGCCATTGAGAAAGGCGGCCGGCCCGCTGATCATGTGCAACTTGGCTTGGTCGCCGGTGGGCTGGGGCTTGGAGGAAACGCTCTTAGTCGAATCGTCTTCGACCACTGGGAGCCGGCTGTCCCGAAGCCCCCTGCATGGATTGAGACGGTGTATGGGTCGATCGGAGGGTACGGCGTGCAGGGGTACATCGTGCACGATAACGGGGAGGCTCTTATCATTGACACAGCCTATAATGCACCGGCGATGATCGAGACGTTGAAGGCACGCGGTCTGCGCCTGGTGGGAATCTGTCTCACGCATGGTCATGCTGATCATGCCGAGGGCATCGATCGAATTTTGGATTATCAGGAGGCTCCTGTCCTCCTGGGTTCGGACGATCATGATCTTCTCAGTTGGAAACCAGCGGCTCGCCTGATGTCCTCACCTCCTGATGGCCGGGTGGTCCAGGTCGGACGCAAGACCATCCGATGCATGGCGACGCCCGGGCACACGCCGGGAGGTATCTGCTACGTGATATCGGATCAACAGGATCCCCTCTGTTTCGTGGGAGATACGTTGTTTGCCGGTTCGATCGGACGCTCGAATCCGGCTACGCTCTATGAGGTTCACCTTGAATCCGTCCGAAAGCGGGTCCTCACACTTCCGGTGGGCTATCGATTACTACCAGGCCACGGTCCTGCAACGACGGTGCAAGAGGAGTTGGAGCACAATCCGTTCGCATGA
- a CDS encoding barstar family protein — translation MTVRPSLAAHIQSVNAPWVSLLVCKPDQKPEGMARPPDGFVTKVLKGKNCRKTAGLFAEFSRGLHFPEYFGSNWDALEECLADLEWLPARGYVLILTDAEEILRENEEEYATFLEILNDAGEAWGSGQARGRPVPFHALFAIAERHRRARSNWGIDEMDIGKPVKPVKKSIRSRSGHR, via the coding sequence ATGACGGTACGACCATCTCTCGCCGCACATATTCAATCGGTCAACGCCCCTTGGGTATCCTTACTGGTTTGTAAGCCGGACCAGAAGCCGGAGGGCATGGCCAGACCTCCCGACGGTTTTGTCACCAAAGTCCTAAAAGGGAAGAACTGTCGCAAGACGGCAGGGCTATTCGCTGAATTCTCTCGTGGCCTGCACTTCCCCGAGTACTTCGGTTCGAATTGGGATGCACTCGAGGAGTGTCTTGCCGATCTCGAATGGCTTCCGGCCAGAGGTTATGTCCTGATACTGACGGATGCGGAGGAGATTCTACGGGAGAATGAAGAAGAATATGCTACATTTCTCGAGATTCTGAACGATGCCGGTGAGGCATGGGGGTCGGGGCAAGCCCGTGGAAGGCCCGTTCCATTTCACGCGTTGTTTGCCATCGCGGAACGACACCGGCGGGCCAGATCGAATTGGGGTATCGACGAGATGGACATCGGGAAACCCGTTAAGCCCGTAAAGAAGAGTATCAGGTCACGCTCCGGCCACCGTTAA
- a CDS encoding ribonuclease domain-containing protein: MRVRLTCPLLCLCCFILGVSVAGGIDAWAAHLPEIDHAFGHTGEADTRDQSGGASIRRDSTPPQKAYDLLARLRERGGETLPGYIGGRTFKNRERRLPAGRYREYDVNPKRRGRPRDAERIVIEQDTGKAYYTGDHYRTFLALN, encoded by the coding sequence ATGCGAGTTCGGTTGACATGTCCGCTTCTCTGCCTCTGCTGTTTCATCCTGGGCGTCTCTGTCGCTGGTGGAATCGATGCATGGGCCGCTCATCTTCCGGAGATCGATCATGCCTTTGGCCATACCGGTGAGGCCGATACCCGTGATCAGTCCGGAGGGGCGAGTATCCGGCGAGATTCTACGCCGCCTCAAAAGGCCTATGACCTGTTGGCGAGATTGCGTGAACGCGGCGGAGAGACGCTGCCCGGCTACATTGGTGGCAGGACATTCAAGAATCGGGAACGGCGTCTGCCGGCAGGACGGTACCGGGAATACGACGTCAATCCGAAGCGGCGCGGCAGACCCAGGGACGCGGAAAGGATCGTAATCGAGCAAGACACCGGCAAAGCGTATTATACCGGAGACCACTACCGGACGTTCCTGGCCCTGAACTGA
- a CDS encoding HAD family hydrolase has protein sequence MGKTPVNLLIFDLDGTLIESKWDIALSVNLTLAYLGLPERPTEEIFGFVGDGVKKLLRLAVGGDNRVSFEEALRVFRGYYLEHCLDRTVFYPGVEKVLCHFSRTTKAVATNKSIEYTNVILQGLGSHHFQYVVGGDNGFGLKPDPGMLLHIMEQMHIPKENAVLVGDSTNDINGGHNAGIRVCAVGYGMGNRQKMAACQPDWFIERPEELMEIFE, from the coding sequence ATGGGGAAAACCCCGGTCAATCTGCTGATCTTCGATTTGGACGGGACCTTGATCGAATCAAAATGGGATATTGCCCTATCGGTCAATCTCACGCTCGCATATTTGGGACTTCCTGAGCGGCCCACAGAGGAAATCTTCGGGTTTGTCGGCGATGGGGTCAAGAAGCTGCTCCGGCTGGCGGTCGGAGGGGACAATCGCGTCAGTTTTGAGGAAGCGCTTCGTGTGTTTCGCGGGTATTACCTGGAGCATTGTCTTGATCGGACGGTCTTTTATCCCGGCGTGGAAAAGGTCCTCTGCCATTTTTCGCGCACGACCAAGGCGGTGGCGACCAATAAATCGATTGAATACACCAATGTAATTCTGCAGGGCCTCGGCTCGCACCATTTTCAATATGTGGTCGGTGGTGACAATGGATTTGGTTTGAAACCTGATCCCGGCATGCTCCTTCACATCATGGAACAGATGCACATTCCGAAAGAGAACGCGGTGCTGGTAGGCGACAGCACGAACGACATCAATGGCGGCCACAACGCCGGCATCCGAGTGTGCGCCGTCGGGTACGGCATGGGGAACCGTCAGAAGATGGCCGCCTGCCAGCCCGATTGGTTTATTGAACGGCCGGAAGAACTGATGGAGATATTCGAATGA